A window of the Bradyrhizobium diazoefficiens genome harbors these coding sequences:
- a CDS encoding ABC transporter substrate-binding protein, which yields MTLKHVTGLLGAAALTLAFAAGARAEDKVVKIGVIMPMSGGTASIGAHAKAALEVAMDIINNAHPEFGNLPLAKNAGVAGLGGAKIEAVFADNQGNPATGQNQALRLITEDKVAAVFGSYQSGVTLTSSAIAEKYGIPFLNSESVAANLTERGFKWFFRTTPIATDFAKIYVDFLADVKATGAKTDAIALVHDNTEYGTSVANTISAAFKEKGQPVALDVAYPVNATDVQGQVLQLKDKKPDVIIMISYTSDAILFAKTMQSLDYKPAILLADDAGYSDPSFIKAVGKISQGVFNRSSWVVGPPGSASAVIADMYKKKSGEEMDDTVARQMQGFFVLADAIDRAGSTDPAKVQAALKATDLKADQLMIGYKGVKFDDKGQNILASGAIIQLQDGENYVSVWPKANAEKPPALPYW from the coding sequence ATGACATTGAAGCACGTCACGGGGCTGCTTGGCGCGGCCGCGCTGACCCTTGCGTTCGCGGCCGGCGCGCGCGCCGAGGACAAGGTGGTCAAGATCGGCGTCATCATGCCGATGTCGGGCGGCACTGCCTCGATCGGCGCGCACGCTAAGGCGGCGCTCGAAGTCGCCATGGACATCATCAACAACGCCCATCCCGAGTTCGGCAATTTGCCGCTGGCCAAGAACGCAGGCGTTGCCGGCCTTGGCGGCGCCAAGATCGAGGCGGTCTTCGCCGACAACCAGGGCAACCCGGCGACGGGGCAGAACCAGGCGTTGCGCCTGATCACGGAGGACAAGGTCGCGGCCGTGTTCGGCTCGTATCAATCCGGGGTGACGCTGACATCGAGCGCCATCGCCGAGAAATACGGCATTCCCTTCCTGAATTCGGAATCGGTTGCCGCCAATCTCACCGAGCGCGGCTTCAAATGGTTCTTCCGCACCACGCCGATCGCGACGGATTTCGCCAAGATCTACGTTGATTTCCTCGCCGACGTGAAGGCGACCGGCGCCAAGACCGATGCGATCGCGCTGGTCCATGACAACACCGAATACGGCACCTCGGTCGCCAACACGATCAGCGCCGCCTTCAAGGAGAAGGGGCAGCCGGTCGCGCTCGACGTCGCCTATCCCGTCAACGCGACCGACGTGCAGGGCCAGGTGCTCCAGCTCAAGGACAAGAAGCCCGACGTGATCATCATGATCAGCTACACGTCGGATGCGATCCTGTTCGCCAAGACCATGCAGTCGCTCGACTACAAGCCGGCGATCCTGCTTGCCGACGATGCCGGCTATTCCGACCCGTCCTTCATCAAGGCGGTCGGCAAGATCTCGCAGGGCGTGTTCAACCGCTCGTCCTGGGTCGTCGGACCGCCGGGCTCGGCGTCGGCCGTCATCGCCGACATGTACAAGAAGAAGAGCGGCGAGGAGATGGACGACACGGTCGCCCGTCAGATGCAGGGCTTCTTCGTGCTGGCCGACGCCATCGACCGCGCCGGCTCGACCGATCCTGCCAAGGTCCAGGCCGCACTGAAGGCGACGGACCTGAAGGCCGATCAGCTCATGATCGGCTACAAGGGCGTGAAGTTCGACGACAAGGGCCAGAACATCCTGGCGTCCGGTGCCATCATCCAGCTTCAGGACGGCGAGAACTACGTCTCGGTATGGCCGAAGGCCAATGCCGAAAAGCCGCCGGCGCTGCCCTACTGGTGA
- a CDS encoding dihydrodipicolinate synthase family protein gives MHPQSLHPHGVFSAALTPLDAELAPDHARFVAHCRYLLDEGCDAIAMLGTTGEANSFSVSERTALLEAVIAGGIRPNQLLPGTGVAAFTDTIALTRHALSVGVDTVVMLPPFYYKNVSDDGVYAAYSEIMQRIGDKRLRIVLYHIPQMSMQPISHALIERLRKAYPSTISGIKDSSGDFANMTAMVERFPGFSVLTGADPLLLPLLRKGGAGCITATSNLVARDLAYVFKHFRDSDDDAKLAAAQARIVKARELVSRFAQMPSLKALVAERTGHAGWQRLRPPLETLPAAQLKELLANAAAFATAA, from the coding sequence CTGCACCCCCAGTCCTTGCACCCACATGGCGTGTTCTCCGCCGCGTTGACGCCGCTTGACGCCGAGCTCGCGCCAGATCATGCGCGCTTTGTCGCGCATTGCCGCTACCTGCTGGACGAGGGCTGTGATGCCATCGCGATGCTCGGCACGACGGGGGAGGCGAACTCCTTCTCGGTCTCCGAGCGCACCGCGCTGCTGGAGGCCGTGATCGCCGGCGGCATCAGGCCAAACCAGCTGCTGCCGGGCACCGGCGTCGCCGCGTTCACCGACACCATCGCATTGACGCGCCACGCGCTATCGGTCGGCGTCGATACCGTGGTGATGCTGCCGCCGTTCTACTACAAGAACGTCAGCGATGACGGCGTCTATGCCGCCTATAGCGAGATCATGCAGCGCATCGGCGACAAGCGCCTCAGAATCGTGCTCTATCACATCCCGCAAATGTCGATGCAGCCGATCTCGCACGCGCTGATCGAGCGGTTGCGCAAGGCCTATCCGTCGACCATCTCCGGTATCAAGGATTCCTCGGGCGACTTCGCCAACATGACCGCGATGGTCGAGCGGTTCCCGGGATTTTCGGTGCTGACCGGCGCCGACCCGCTGCTGCTGCCGCTGCTGCGCAAGGGCGGCGCGGGCTGCATCACCGCCACCTCGAACCTCGTCGCGCGCGATCTCGCCTATGTCTTCAAGCATTTCCGCGACAGCGACGACGACGCAAAGCTCGCGGCGGCGCAGGCGCGCATCGTGAAGGCGCGTGAGCTGGTCTCGCGTTTCGCGCAGATGCCGTCTCTGAAGGCCCTCGTTGCCGAGCGCACCGGTCACGCCGGCTGGCAGCGCCTGCGGCCGCCGCTGGAGACCTTGCCGGCGGCTCAATTGAAAGAGCTGCTCGCGAATGCCGCGGCATTCGCGACGGCCGCCTAG
- the pdxA gene encoding 4-hydroxythreonine-4-phosphate dehydrogenase PdxA — MTSRHLAITMGDPAGIGPEIIVKACVGLKERIASGDLRLLIIGSGAALDGAKAALGADVAIPQVTADDRDWPNLCYLQADAEGDPIKPGVLSADGGRFAYKAIEQGVRLTQAGRTGAIVTAPLNKEALNRAGYHFPGHTEMLAHLTGVRGSVMLLAHGNMRVSHVSTHVALEDVPKRLTPERLRMVIDLTNDALLRLGIAKPKIAIAALNPHAGEGGLFGRQDIDVSAPTIAKAVADGLDVVGPVPGDTIFVKLRAGQYDAAVAMYHDQGHIPVKLLGFQVDPATGRWQELSGVNITLGLPIIRTSVDHGTAFDIAGKGIANEHSLIEAIDYAERLAAGASASKS, encoded by the coding sequence ATGACCTCTCGTCATCTTGCCATCACCATGGGCGATCCCGCCGGGATCGGGCCGGAGATCATCGTCAAGGCCTGTGTCGGATTAAAGGAGCGGATCGCGAGTGGCGATCTGCGCCTGCTGATCATTGGCAGCGGCGCTGCGCTGGACGGCGCGAAGGCTGCGCTTGGCGCCGATGTTGCGATCCCGCAAGTCACGGCCGACGATCGCGACTGGCCCAACCTCTGCTACCTCCAAGCCGACGCCGAGGGCGATCCGATCAAGCCCGGCGTGCTCAGCGCCGACGGCGGCCGCTTTGCCTACAAGGCGATCGAGCAGGGCGTCCGGCTCACCCAGGCCGGCCGAACCGGAGCCATCGTCACGGCGCCGCTGAACAAGGAAGCCCTCAACAGGGCCGGCTATCACTTTCCCGGGCATACCGAGATGCTCGCACATCTCACCGGCGTCCGCGGCTCGGTGATGCTGCTGGCTCACGGCAACATGCGCGTCAGCCATGTCTCGACCCATGTGGCGCTGGAGGACGTGCCGAAGCGTCTGACGCCGGAGCGGCTGCGCATGGTGATCGACCTCACCAACGATGCGCTGCTGCGGCTCGGCATTGCCAAGCCGAAGATCGCGATCGCCGCGCTCAATCCGCATGCCGGCGAGGGCGGTCTGTTCGGCCGGCAGGATATCGACGTCTCCGCACCCACGATTGCGAAAGCAGTCGCCGACGGTCTCGACGTCGTCGGACCCGTGCCCGGCGACACCATCTTCGTCAAGCTGCGCGCCGGCCAGTACGATGCCGCGGTCGCGATGTATCACGACCAGGGGCACATCCCGGTCAAGCTGCTCGGCTTCCAGGTCGATCCCGCCACGGGCCGCTGGCAGGAGCTCTCCGGCGTCAACATCACGTTGGGGCTGCCGATCATCCGCACCTCCGTCGATCACGGCACTGCCTTCGACATTGCCGGCAAGGGCATCGCCAACGAGCACAGCCTGATCGAGGCCATCGATTATGCCGAGCGGCTCGCCGCAGGTGCCTCCGCATCCAAATCTTGA
- a CDS encoding iron-containing alcohol dehydrogenase: protein MPSGSPQVPPHPNLEIEPTMTNAFTPIEILRPTILEFGNGTITAAARFAERIGAKRPLVISDPFNARRVDALALPGAVKVFGKVKPEPDLPNLEKAVAMARDVKPDLVVGFGGGSAMDLAKLVAVMCTGDVAFADIVGPEKVAGRSVALMQIPTTSGTGSEAGTRALVTDPVSQNKQAVQSRFMLADIAIVDPDLTMTVPKEITAATGVDALAHCVEAYTSRKAHPTIDLYALEGARLVGRYLARAVADGDDREARAGLSLASLYGGYCLGPVNTTAGHAVAYPLGTRHHIAHGLACAMIFPHTLAFNMPAVEAKTVAVLGALGLPEQRDPKLAFDATYAFCKDLGVEMRLSTLGVPRNDLGVMADEAHAIRRLLDHNPRDLSRDAILNMYEVAF from the coding sequence ATGCCGAGCGGCTCGCCGCAGGTGCCTCCGCATCCAAATCTTGAGATCGAGCCCACGATGACCAACGCCTTCACGCCCATCGAAATCCTCCGCCCCACCATCCTGGAGTTCGGCAACGGCACGATCACCGCTGCAGCGCGCTTCGCCGAGCGGATCGGCGCCAAGCGGCCGCTGGTGATCTCCGATCCCTTCAATGCGCGCCGGGTCGACGCGCTGGCGCTGCCGGGCGCAGTGAAAGTGTTCGGCAAGGTGAAGCCCGAGCCGGATCTGCCCAATCTCGAGAAGGCAGTCGCGATGGCGCGCGACGTCAAGCCCGATCTCGTCGTCGGCTTTGGCGGCGGCAGCGCGATGGATCTCGCCAAGCTGGTCGCGGTGATGTGCACTGGTGACGTCGCGTTTGCCGATATCGTCGGACCGGAGAAGGTGGCCGGCCGCAGCGTTGCGCTGATGCAGATCCCGACCACCTCGGGTACCGGGAGCGAGGCCGGCACCCGCGCGCTGGTCACCGATCCCGTCAGCCAGAACAAGCAGGCGGTCCAGAGCCGCTTCATGCTGGCCGATATCGCCATCGTCGATCCCGATCTCACGATGACTGTGCCGAAGGAGATCACGGCGGCCACCGGCGTCGATGCGCTGGCGCATTGCGTCGAGGCCTATACCAGCCGCAAGGCGCATCCGACGATCGACCTCTATGCGCTCGAGGGCGCGCGGCTGGTCGGGCGCTATCTCGCGCGCGCAGTGGCCGATGGCGACGATCGCGAGGCGCGCGCCGGTCTGTCGCTGGCCTCGCTGTATGGCGGCTACTGCCTGGGGCCGGTGAACACCACCGCTGGACACGCGGTCGCCTATCCGCTCGGCACGCGCCATCACATTGCCCACGGTCTCGCCTGCGCGATGATCTTTCCGCATACGCTCGCGTTCAACATGCCGGCGGTCGAGGCGAAGACGGTCGCGGTGCTCGGCGCGCTCGGCCTGCCGGAGCAGCGCGATCCGAAGCTTGCGTTCGATGCAACCTACGCCTTCTGCAAAGATCTCGGCGTCGAGATGCGGCTGTCGACCCTCGGCGTGCCCAGGAATGATCTCGGCGTGATGGCCGACGAGGCTCATGCCATTCGCCGCCTGCTCGACCACAATCCGCGCGATTTGAGCCGGGATGCGATCCTGAACATGTACGAGGTCGCATTCTAG
- a CDS encoding four-carbon acid sugar kinase family protein → MTSIRLLADDLTGALDTAAEFVGLCGPFDVIWEDSPAASGSPNLAIDSGTRERSQAESVAIVGRMAPLLRDGTIAYKKVDSLLRGAWAAELGACLSTGHWASCVVAPAFDYQGRRTVDAQQYARTADGDWHRVDDNLLDQLRRDGIEAQRGSADTLAEGGVQVFDAESDLDLDRVVEMARRMPGPVLWCGSGGLAGALARGHRADALSKLKRPVLGLFGSDQAATASQLDACGDATVALAEGDGSAVVQRKLADSGVALVKFSLAEGLSRTDAAHRIARELMVLIAALDPPGTLIVAGGETLKAVCLALGAHALRVTGRIVPGLPRSTLQGGRWCGVDVISKSGAFGARDLWRDLLRDNHLLTMGSPS, encoded by the coding sequence ATGACCAGCATCCGCCTGCTTGCCGACGACCTGACCGGCGCGCTCGATACCGCAGCGGAGTTCGTCGGCCTTTGCGGACCGTTCGACGTCATCTGGGAGGATAGCCCAGCGGCGTCAGGCTCCCCGAACCTGGCGATCGACAGCGGTACAAGGGAACGTTCGCAGGCGGAGAGCGTCGCGATCGTCGGCCGGATGGCGCCGCTGCTTCGCGACGGCACGATCGCCTACAAGAAAGTGGATAGCCTGCTTCGCGGTGCATGGGCAGCCGAGCTCGGCGCCTGCCTGAGCACCGGCCACTGGGCGTCATGCGTGGTCGCGCCTGCCTTCGACTATCAGGGACGCCGCACCGTCGATGCCCAGCAATATGCGCGGACGGCGGACGGCGACTGGCATCGCGTCGACGACAATCTGCTGGACCAATTGAGACGAGATGGCATCGAGGCGCAGCGCGGCAGCGCCGACACGCTGGCGGAGGGCGGCGTTCAGGTCTTCGATGCCGAGAGCGACCTCGACCTCGATCGCGTCGTCGAGATGGCGCGGCGGATGCCCGGGCCGGTGCTGTGGTGCGGCAGTGGCGGGCTGGCCGGCGCACTCGCGCGCGGCCATCGCGCAGATGCGCTTTCGAAATTGAAGCGCCCGGTGCTCGGGCTGTTCGGCTCGGACCAGGCCGCCACCGCCTCCCAGCTGGACGCATGTGGCGACGCCACTGTTGCGCTCGCCGAGGGCGACGGTAGCGCGGTCGTTCAACGCAAGCTGGCCGATAGCGGCGTGGCGTTGGTGAAGTTCTCGCTTGCCGAAGGACTGTCGCGCACTGACGCCGCACACCGGATCGCTCGCGAGCTGATGGTGCTGATCGCGGCGCTCGATCCGCCTGGAACCCTGATCGTAGCTGGTGGAGAGACGCTGAAGGCCGTATGCCTTGCACTCGGCGCGCACGCGCTGCGGGTGACAGGGCGTATCGTGCCGGGCTTGCCGCGCTCGACGCTGCAGGGCGGCCGCTGGTGCGGCGTCGATGTCATCTCGAAATCCGGAGCGTTCGGCGCGCGCGATCTCTGGCGCGATCTGCTCCGGGATAATCATCTGCTCACTATGGGGAGTCCGTCATGA
- a CDS encoding inositol monophosphatase family protein produces MTPAELMLRRYAAQGLVAEAGRMALDYFGRKESLGVTMKGTQDWLTVADGAVEDFLRARLAELFPGDTVIGEEGGGEASDAVWILDPIDGTSNFARGDRNWCISMGFLLNREPTIGVVAAPALDELYVAQRGQGATLNGQPIAVSGADDIRRAYIELGWSARIPSQRYLDMIGRGYAAGCSIKRGSSGTLGLCHVANGRTDAYAELHINAWDVAAGIVIVSEAGGWANDFFAGDGISKGNPILCCTPALASQLSEITGIS; encoded by the coding sequence ATGACGCCTGCCGAACTGATGCTGCGGCGCTACGCGGCCCAGGGCCTCGTCGCCGAGGCGGGGCGCATGGCGCTCGACTATTTCGGACGCAAGGAAAGTCTCGGCGTCACGATGAAGGGGACCCAGGATTGGCTCACCGTCGCCGACGGCGCCGTCGAGGATTTTTTGCGTGCACGGCTCGCAGAGCTTTTCCCTGGCGACACCGTGATCGGCGAGGAAGGCGGCGGCGAGGCCAGCGATGCGGTGTGGATCCTGGATCCGATCGACGGCACGTCGAACTTCGCACGTGGCGATCGCAACTGGTGCATCTCCATGGGCTTCCTGCTGAACCGCGAGCCCACGATCGGCGTCGTCGCCGCACCGGCGCTGGACGAGCTCTATGTCGCGCAACGTGGCCAGGGCGCGACGCTGAACGGGCAGCCGATCGCCGTCTCAGGCGCCGATGACATCCGCCGCGCCTATATCGAACTGGGTTGGTCGGCCCGTATCCCCTCGCAGCGCTATCTCGACATGATCGGCCGCGGTTATGCCGCCGGCTGCTCGATCAAGCGCGGGAGCTCGGGCACGCTGGGCCTCTGCCACGTCGCGAACGGGCGCACCGACGCCTATGCCGAGCTGCATATCAACGCCTGGGACGTCGCCGCCGGCATTGTGATCGTCAGCGAGGCCGGCGGCTGGGCCAACGACTTCTTCGCCGGTGACGGCATCAGCAAGGGCAATCCGATTCTGTGCTGCACGCCGGCGCTGGCATCGCAGCTCAGCGAGATCACGGGGATTTCCTGA
- a CDS encoding DUF1428 domain-containing protein yields the protein MPYVDGFVLAVRKDKIEAYKALARTACAVWMEYDALDYVECIGDDVPYGELTSFPRAVMATEDEVVVFSWIVYRDRASRDAVNAKVMADPRLKGSDMPFDGKRMIYGGFTTLLQARDERAS from the coding sequence ATGCCCTATGTTGATGGTTTCGTGCTGGCGGTGCGCAAGGACAAGATCGAGGCCTACAAGGCGCTGGCCCGAACGGCTTGCGCGGTATGGATGGAGTACGACGCGCTCGACTATGTCGAATGCATCGGCGATGACGTTCCCTATGGCGAGCTCACATCCTTTCCGCGCGCGGTGATGGCGACGGAGGATGAAGTCGTGGTGTTCTCGTGGATCGTCTACCGCGATCGCGCGAGCCGCGATGCGGTCAACGCCAAGGTGATGGCCGATCCGCGTCTCAAGGGCTCCGACATGCCGTTCGACGGCAAGCGCATGATCTATGGTGGTTTCACGACGCTGCTTCAAGCACGTGATGAGCGGGCTTCGTAA
- the iolE gene encoding myo-inosose-2 dehydratase produces the protein MQEIGGTTPLETCLAEVREAGFEGMELGHKFPREPQALKAALAPFGMACISGWYSAELLRRDADEEMRHLRPHLDLLKAMGSTVLVFAETSNAIHGDRSKPLSQRPVMKVSDWTEFGRRITQVAERTLAEGVRLVYHHHIGTIVESAADIDAFMAATGAAVHLLLDTGHATWGGADPAALARRYRARISHFPAKDVRQAVMEQARREDWSFLDAVLGQGSDLGVYTVPGDGMVDYPAVLRELPRYSGWVVVEAEQDPQKAHPLTYAKKGIAHLKKSLKEAGLA, from the coding sequence CTGCAAGAGATTGGTGGTACGACACCGCTCGAGACGTGCCTGGCCGAGGTGCGCGAGGCGGGCTTCGAGGGCATGGAGCTGGGTCACAAATTTCCGCGCGAGCCGCAAGCGCTGAAGGCTGCGCTCGCGCCGTTCGGTATGGCCTGCATCTCCGGCTGGTATTCGGCAGAGCTTCTGCGGCGTGATGCCGATGAGGAGATGCGGCATCTGCGCCCGCATCTCGATCTGCTGAAGGCGATGGGATCGACCGTGCTGGTCTTCGCCGAGACCTCGAATGCAATCCACGGCGATCGCAGCAAGCCGCTATCGCAGCGGCCGGTGATGAAGGTGAGCGACTGGACGGAGTTCGGCCGCCGCATCACGCAGGTGGCGGAGCGTACGCTCGCCGAGGGCGTCAGGCTGGTCTATCATCATCACATCGGCACCATCGTGGAGAGTGCGGCGGATATCGACGCCTTCATGGCGGCGACCGGCGCGGCGGTTCACCTCCTGCTCGACACCGGCCACGCCACTTGGGGCGGTGCCGATCCCGCTGCGCTGGCCCGGCGCTACCGCGCCCGCATCAGCCATTTCCCCGCCAAGGATGTGCGTCAGGCGGTGATGGAGCAGGCGCGTCGCGAGGATTGGAGCTTCCTCGATGCGGTGTTGGGGCAGGGCAGCGATCTCGGCGTCTACACCGTGCCCGGCGACGGCATGGTCGATTACCCCGCGGTGCTCCGCGAGCTGCCGCGCTATTCCGGTTGGGTTGTCGTCGAGGCGGAGCAGGATCCGCAGAAGGCGCATCCGCTGACCTATGCCAAGAAGGGGATCGCCCATCTGAAGAAGAGCTTGAAGGAGGCCGGGCTTGCCTAA
- the iolD gene encoding 3D-(3,5/4)-trihydroxycyclohexane-1,2-dione acylhydrolase (decyclizing) translates to MMGTMKLTMAQALIAAMAAQKTVVDGQELPLFAGVWAIFGHGNVAGLGEALYAARDRLPTLRAHNEQAMAHAAIAFAKASRRRRMMAVTSSIGPGATNMVTAAAVAHVNRLPVLLLPGDVFAGRRPDPVLQQVEDFGDGTVSANDCFRPISRYFDRITRPEQIMPAFERAMQVLTDTAECGPVTLALCQDVQTEAFDYPDWFFAERVWQPRRPRADRTQLAQAIALIKAARRPLVVAGGGVLYSGAEGDLTAFCTAHGIPVAETQGGKSALPHDHPLNLGAIGVTGTGAANDVARQADLVLAIGTRLQDFTTGSRSLFADPACRIVGLNTQAFDAGKHRAQPLVADAKVGLADLGAMLQGWAAPAGWTEQARTGRTAWLKTAARYTAAGNETLPSDAQIIGAVHRRSRPSDVVLCAAGGLPGELHKLWQPGAPGGYHMEYGYSCMGYEIAGGLGVKLADPAREVVVMVGDGSYLMMNSEIATSVMLGAKLIIVVLDNRGFGCINRLQNATGGASFNNLLRDARHETLPAIDFAAHAAAMGAIARKVAGITELEAALDEARRHDRTSVVVIDTDPLRSTDAGGHWWDVAVPEVSDRAEVEAARHNYVEALARRNY, encoded by the coding sequence ATGATGGGGACGATGAAGCTCACCATGGCGCAGGCGCTCATCGCCGCGATGGCTGCGCAGAAGACGGTGGTCGACGGGCAGGAGCTGCCGCTCTTCGCCGGGGTCTGGGCGATCTTCGGGCATGGCAATGTGGCGGGCCTCGGCGAGGCGCTGTATGCCGCGCGCGACCGCCTGCCGACCTTGCGCGCCCATAATGAGCAGGCGATGGCCCATGCCGCGATCGCCTTCGCCAAGGCCTCGCGCCGCCGGCGCATGATGGCGGTGACGAGCTCGATCGGGCCTGGCGCGACCAATATGGTGACGGCCGCTGCCGTCGCGCACGTCAATCGCCTGCCGGTGTTGCTGCTGCCGGGCGACGTCTTCGCCGGACGCCGCCCTGATCCGGTGTTGCAGCAAGTTGAGGATTTCGGCGACGGGACCGTCTCCGCCAATGACTGCTTCCGGCCCATCTCGCGTTATTTCGACCGCATCACCCGGCCCGAGCAGATCATGCCCGCCTTCGAGCGCGCGATGCAGGTGCTGACGGATACGGCCGAATGCGGCCCCGTGACGCTTGCGCTCTGCCAGGACGTGCAGACCGAAGCCTTCGATTATCCCGACTGGTTCTTCGCCGAGCGCGTCTGGCAGCCGCGCCGGCCGCGGGCCGACAGGACGCAGTTGGCGCAAGCCATAGCCCTGATCAAGGCGGCCAGGCGTCCGCTCGTCGTCGCCGGCGGCGGCGTCCTCTACAGTGGGGCGGAAGGCGATCTCACAGCCTTCTGCACGGCGCACGGCATCCCGGTCGCGGAAACGCAAGGAGGCAAGAGCGCGCTGCCTCACGACCATCCGCTCAATCTCGGCGCGATCGGCGTTACCGGCACGGGCGCGGCCAACGATGTGGCGCGGCAGGCCGATCTCGTTCTTGCGATCGGCACCCGGCTGCAGGATTTCACCACCGGCTCGCGCTCGCTCTTTGCCGATCCCGCATGCCGCATCGTCGGCCTCAATACGCAGGCTTTCGATGCCGGCAAGCACCGTGCGCAACCACTCGTCGCCGATGCGAAGGTCGGTCTGGCAGACCTCGGCGCCATGCTTCAGGGGTGGGCGGCCCCTGCCGGCTGGACCGAACAGGCCAGGACCGGCCGCACGGCTTGGCTGAAAACGGCTGCGCGCTACACCGCGGCTGGCAACGAAACCTTGCCGAGCGATGCTCAAATCATCGGTGCCGTTCACCGCCGCAGCCGGCCGAGCGACGTCGTGCTCTGCGCTGCCGGCGGCTTGCCCGGCGAGTTGCACAAGCTCTGGCAGCCCGGCGCGCCCGGCGGCTACCACATGGAATACGGCTATTCCTGCATGGGCTACGAGATCGCCGGCGGGCTGGGCGTCAAGCTCGCCGATCCGGCGCGCGAGGTCGTCGTGATGGTCGGCGACGGTTCCTACCTGATGATGAATTCCGAGATCGCAACGTCGGTGATGCTGGGCGCCAAGCTCATCATCGTCGTGCTCGACAACCGCGGCTTCGGCTGCATCAACCGGCTCCAGAACGCGACCGGCGGCGCCTCGTTCAACAACCTCCTACGCGACGCCCGTCACGAGACGCTGCCCGCGATCGACTTCGCAGCCCACGCCGCCGCGATGGGGGCGATCGCGCGCAAGGTCGCGGGCATCACCGAACTGGAAGCGGCGCTCGACGAGGCGCGACGGCACGATCGGACCAGCGTCGTCGTGATCGACACCGATCCGCTGCGCTCGACCGATGCCGGCGGCCATTGGTGGGATGTGGCGGTGCCCGAGGTCTCGGATCGCGCCGAGGTCGAGGCCGCAAGGCACAATTATGTCGAGGCGCTCGCGCGCCGCAATTACTGA
- the iolG gene encoding inositol 2-dehydrogenase: MQFGLLGAGRIGRIHGLNVAARGDARLVAVADALAEAASSLAQAADAKVADASAIIGDAGIDAILICTPTDTHADLIEAAVAAGKAVFCEKPVDLDSDRIRRCLATVEKTGKPLMIGFNRRFDPNFAALEKRLRQGEAGEIEIVSIISRDPGPPPVDYVRRSGGLFRDMMIHDFDMARFLLAEEPVEVFALGSALVDKAIGEAGDVDTAAVLMKTASGRIAQISNSRRATYGYDQRVEVHGSKGMLRAGNIHETTVEIATGQGFRADPVQNFFLERYAAAYRAELAAFIAACTGKSAPSPTGLDGLRAQMLADAATESARTGRPVTIKAA; this comes from the coding sequence ATGCAGTTTGGACTTCTCGGCGCCGGCAGGATCGGGCGCATTCACGGGCTCAATGTCGCGGCGCGCGGCGATGCACGGCTCGTCGCGGTGGCCGACGCCTTGGCCGAGGCGGCATCCTCGCTGGCGCAGGCTGCAGATGCCAAAGTGGCCGATGCGAGTGCGATTATCGGCGATGCCGGCATCGATGCCATCCTGATCTGCACGCCGACCGACACCCATGCCGACTTGATCGAAGCCGCCGTCGCGGCCGGCAAGGCGGTGTTCTGCGAGAAGCCGGTCGATCTTGATTCAGACCGGATCCGCCGCTGCCTGGCCACGGTCGAGAAGACGGGCAAGCCTCTGATGATCGGCTTCAACCGCCGCTTCGATCCGAACTTCGCGGCGTTGGAAAAGCGGCTGCGCCAGGGCGAGGCCGGCGAGATCGAGATCGTCAGCATCATCTCGCGCGATCCCGGACCGCCGCCGGTCGACTATGTAAGGCGGTCGGGCGGACTTTTCCGCGACATGATGATCCATGATTTCGACATGGCGCGCTTCCTGCTGGCGGAGGAGCCGGTCGAGGTCTTCGCGCTCGGCTCGGCGCTGGTAGACAAGGCCATCGGCGAAGCGGGCGACGTCGATACCGCCGCGGTGCTGATGAAGACCGCGAGCGGACGCATCGCGCAGATCTCGAATTCGCGCCGTGCCACCTACGGCTACGACCAGCGCGTGGAAGTGCATGGCTCGAAGGGAATGCTGAGGGCCGGCAACATCCACGAGACAACCGTCGAGATCGCCACCGGCCAGGGTTTTCGCGCCGATCCGGTGCAGAACTTCTTCCTCGAACGCTATGCCGCCGCCTATCGCGCCGAGCTCGCGGCCTTCATCGCCGCCTGCACCGGCAAGTCTGCGCCCTCTCCCACCGGTCTCGACGGGCTGCGCGCTCAGATGCTCGCCGATGCAGCCACTGAATCGGCCCGTACTGGCCGCCCTGTCACCATCAAGGCCGCCTGA